A stretch of the Acyrthosiphon pisum isolate AL4f chromosome A2, pea_aphid_22Mar2018_4r6ur, whole genome shotgun sequence genome encodes the following:
- the LOC100167877 gene encoding origin recognition complex subunit 1 isoform X3: protein MLFQITNTQFVYSATIKQKNSKTINTKWRDYDMVDSPSENSTSPCTRQRLKNGKPTRTTNRRFVENTILHLCEFKLNIKRVDESNYVSTLSPRLIKMTNEKLQDHKSHEFSSLPATPKTNSRKTLRWSERHDNDLLNLVEEAMNEGDSNSDMPDSEDEILNMPKTRSRRISESSMKSNEITNTPEAKRLRKPVDRFGNAADLNDTKMLDFSSERKTKGRKISIIDEDANSNIDVLKTPINKRKSQSVDDNINTPKSKTNGRNISIIDEDGDSTIDILKTPIKTRSHRVSESSFMKSNDETNTSASKRLRKPVDRFGYAADLNETKMLDSTPERKRTRQSIDENINTPKSNKKGRKISITDEDENADFDNVWKTPTNRHLRQSITSRSGSKVRRSILRDIPENKEIEISTPKTPRKTPKTHVKNLTASASKRLDSGAKIPCSPLEKARANLHLHAAPKHLPCREVEYKSIHSFLVRKINDELTGSMYISGVPGTGKTATVKRVIDSLNADLLMKHSFKFVEINGLRLANPHQAFSVIWKELTAETVSSSRAQTLLNDHFSNKKVKELSTILLVDEVDHICNRKQDVVYNILDWPSQTGSKVVVITIANTMDLPERVLRGCVTSRMGLTRLVFKPYTFQQLQEIIMNRLIGNSSFDPDAVQLVARKVAAISGDARRALDICRRAIDLVKSEDESQLITINHVNQVLNAILSGVRVTAIRCCCLFEQFFLRALRDVTSSTGIEHSTIDSVYTQLKSICLLEGEELPNEQQVLMMAYRLRDSGLIFLEKKRWDIFRKVSLNVSPEDISYALDKYND from the exons ATGTTATTTCAAATTACAAATACGCAATTTGTTTATTCTGCAACGATAAAACAGAAGAatagtaaaacaataaacacCAAATGGCGCGATTATGAT atggTTGACTCACCATCAGAAAATAGTACATCTCCTTGCACTCGGCAAAGATTGAAAAATGGAAAACCTACCCGaact actAATAGACGCTTtgttgaaaatacaattttacatctG tgtgaattcaaattgaatattaagCGTGTCGATGAATCTAATTATGTATCAACACTCTCTCCTCGTTTAATAAAA ATGACGAATGAAAAACTTCAAGACCACAAATCACATGAGTTCTCAAGTCTTCCAGCTACACCAAAA ACGAATTCAAGAAAAACACTACGTTGGAGTGAGCGCCATGATAATGATCTTCTAAATTTAGTTGAAGAGGCTATGAATGAAGGTGACTCTAATAGTGACATGCCAGACTCTGaagatgaaatattaaatatgccaAAA ACACGTTCACGCAGAATTTCTGAATCATCTATGAAATCGAATGAGATAACTAATACACCCGAAGct AAGCGTCTAAGAAAACCTGTAGATCGATTTGGCAATGCAGCAGATTTAAATGACACTAAAATGCTGGATTTTTCTTCTGAAAGG aaaacaaaaggtagaaaaatatcaataattgatgAAGATGCAAATTCTAACATTGATGTTTTGAAGACTCCaataaat AAACGCAAAAGTCAATCAGTTGATGACAACATAAATACTCctaaaagt aaaacaaatggtagaaatatatcaataattgatGAAGATGGAGATTCTACCATTGATATTTTGAAGACTCCAATAaaa ACACGTTCACACAGAGTTTCAGAATCATCTTTTATGAAATCAAATGACGAGACCAATACATCAGCatct aaacgtCTAAGAAAACCTGTAGATCGATTTGGTTATGCAGCAGATTTAAATGAAACTAAAATGCTGGATTCTACTCCTGAaaga AAACGCACAAGACAATCAATTGATGAAAACATAAATACTCCTAAAAgt AATAAAAAAGGtagaaaaatatcaataaccgACGAAGATGAAAATGCAGATTTTGACAATGTTTGGAAAACTCCAACAAAT AGACATTTAAGACAATCTATCACTTCTCGTTCTGGCTCAAAAGTGCGTCGAAGTATCCTACGAGACATACcagaaaataaagaaattgagATTTCTACACCAAAGACGCCAAGAAAAACTCCCaaa ACACACGTTAAAAACTTGACAGCTTCAGCGAGTAAAAGATTGGACAGTGGAGCAAAGATTCCATGTAGTCCTTTAGAAAAAGCTAGAgctaatttacatttacatgcGGCTCCTAAACATTTACCGTGCCGTGAAGTTGAATATAAATCTATACATTCTTTTTTagttagaaaaattaatgacGAGTTAACAGG GAGTATGTATATTAGTGGTGTTCCTGGTACTGGAAAAACGGCAACAGTTAAGAGAGTAATAGATTCACTAAATGCTGATTTATTAATGAAACAcagttttaaa TTTGTTGAAATTAATGGCTTAAGGCTTGCGAATCCACACCAAGCATTTTCAGTAATATGGAAAGAGTTAACCGCAGAAACAGTATCATCTTCTCGAGCTCAAACACTTCTTAATGaccatttttctaataaaaaagttaaagagttatctacaattttattggttgatgaa GTGGACCATATTTGTAATCGTAAACAagatgttgtatataatatacttgattgGCCTAGTCAAACTGGTTCAAAAGTGGTTGTAATAACAATTGCTAATACTATGGATTTACCTGAACGAGTATTACGAGGATGTGTAACTAGTAGAATG GGATTAACTAGATTAGTATTCAAGCCATACACATTTCAGCAGTTACAAGAAATAATCATGAATAGATTGATTGGTAATTCTTCGTTTGATCCAGACGCTGTTCAATTGGTAGCaag AAAAGTAGCAGCTATATCAGGTGATGCAAGACGAGCTCTGGACATATGTCGGCGTGCTATTGATTTAGTCAAGTCTGAAGATGAATcacaattaataactattaaccatGTTAATCAGGTGTTAAATGCAATACTTTCTGGTGTCCGTGTAACAGCTATCAG gtgCTGTTGTctctttgaacaattttttctcAGAGCACTTAGAGATGTTACATCTAGTACAGGTATTGAGCATAGTACTATTGATTCAGTTTATACACAACTGAAAAGCATTTGCTTGCTTGAag GCGAAGAATTGCCAAATGAGCAACAAGTTCTTATGATGGCATACCGATTAAGGGATAGCGGtcttatatttttggaaaagaAACGATGGGACATATTCCGTAAAGTGTCACTCAACGTCAGTCCAGAAGATATAAGTTATgcattagataaatataatgattag
- the LOC100167877 gene encoding origin recognition complex subunit 1 isoform X2 has translation MLFQITNTQFVYSATIKQKNSKTINTKWRDYDMVDSPSENSTSPCTRQRLKNGKPTRTCEFKLNIKRVDESNYVSTLSPRLIKMTNEKLQDHKSHEFSSLPATPKTNSRKTLRWSERHDNDLLNLVEEAMNEGDSNSDMPDSEDEILNMPKTRSRRISESSMKSNEITNTPEAKRLRKPVDRFGNAADLNDTKMLDFSSERKRKSQSVVENINTPKSKTKGRKISIIDEDANSNIDVLKTPINKRKSQSVDDNINTPKSKTNGRNISIIDEDGDSTIDILKTPIKTRSHRVSESSFMKSNDETNTSASKRLRKPVDRFGYAADLNETKMLDSTPERKRTRQSIDENINTPKSNKKGRKISITDEDENADFDNVWKTPTNRHLRQSITSRSGSKVRRSILRDIPENKEIEISTPKTPRKTPKTHVKNLTASASKRLDSGAKIPCSPLEKARANLHLHAAPKHLPCREVEYKSIHSFLVRKINDELTGSMYISGVPGTGKTATVKRVIDSLNADLLMKHSFKFVEINGLRLANPHQAFSVIWKELTAETVSSSRAQTLLNDHFSNKKVKELSTILLVDEVDHICNRKQDVVYNILDWPSQTGSKVVVITIANTMDLPERVLRGCVTSRMGLTRLVFKPYTFQQLQEIIMNRLIGNSSFDPDAVQLVARKVAAISGDARRALDICRRAIDLVKSEDESQLITINHVNQVLNAILSGVRVTAIRCCCLFEQFFLRALRDVTSSTGIEHSTIDSVYTQLKSICLLEGEELPNEQQVLMMAYRLRDSGLIFLEKKRWDIFRKVSLNVSPEDISYALDKYND, from the exons ATGTTATTTCAAATTACAAATACGCAATTTGTTTATTCTGCAACGATAAAACAGAAGAatagtaaaacaataaacacCAAATGGCGCGATTATGAT atggTTGACTCACCATCAGAAAATAGTACATCTCCTTGCACTCGGCAAAGATTGAAAAATGGAAAACCTACCCGaact tgtgaattcaaattgaatattaagCGTGTCGATGAATCTAATTATGTATCAACACTCTCTCCTCGTTTAATAAAA ATGACGAATGAAAAACTTCAAGACCACAAATCACATGAGTTCTCAAGTCTTCCAGCTACACCAAAA ACGAATTCAAGAAAAACACTACGTTGGAGTGAGCGCCATGATAATGATCTTCTAAATTTAGTTGAAGAGGCTATGAATGAAGGTGACTCTAATAGTGACATGCCAGACTCTGaagatgaaatattaaatatgccaAAA ACACGTTCACGCAGAATTTCTGAATCATCTATGAAATCGAATGAGATAACTAATACACCCGAAGct AAGCGTCTAAGAAAACCTGTAGATCGATTTGGCAATGCAGCAGATTTAAATGACACTAAAATGCTGGATTTTTCTTCTGAAAGG AAACGCAAAAGTCAATCAGTTGTTGAAAACATTAATACTCctaaaagt aaaacaaaaggtagaaaaatatcaataattgatgAAGATGCAAATTCTAACATTGATGTTTTGAAGACTCCaataaat AAACGCAAAAGTCAATCAGTTGATGACAACATAAATACTCctaaaagt aaaacaaatggtagaaatatatcaataattgatGAAGATGGAGATTCTACCATTGATATTTTGAAGACTCCAATAaaa ACACGTTCACACAGAGTTTCAGAATCATCTTTTATGAAATCAAATGACGAGACCAATACATCAGCatct aaacgtCTAAGAAAACCTGTAGATCGATTTGGTTATGCAGCAGATTTAAATGAAACTAAAATGCTGGATTCTACTCCTGAaaga AAACGCACAAGACAATCAATTGATGAAAACATAAATACTCCTAAAAgt AATAAAAAAGGtagaaaaatatcaataaccgACGAAGATGAAAATGCAGATTTTGACAATGTTTGGAAAACTCCAACAAAT AGACATTTAAGACAATCTATCACTTCTCGTTCTGGCTCAAAAGTGCGTCGAAGTATCCTACGAGACATACcagaaaataaagaaattgagATTTCTACACCAAAGACGCCAAGAAAAACTCCCaaa ACACACGTTAAAAACTTGACAGCTTCAGCGAGTAAAAGATTGGACAGTGGAGCAAAGATTCCATGTAGTCCTTTAGAAAAAGCTAGAgctaatttacatttacatgcGGCTCCTAAACATTTACCGTGCCGTGAAGTTGAATATAAATCTATACATTCTTTTTTagttagaaaaattaatgacGAGTTAACAGG GAGTATGTATATTAGTGGTGTTCCTGGTACTGGAAAAACGGCAACAGTTAAGAGAGTAATAGATTCACTAAATGCTGATTTATTAATGAAACAcagttttaaa TTTGTTGAAATTAATGGCTTAAGGCTTGCGAATCCACACCAAGCATTTTCAGTAATATGGAAAGAGTTAACCGCAGAAACAGTATCATCTTCTCGAGCTCAAACACTTCTTAATGaccatttttctaataaaaaagttaaagagttatctacaattttattggttgatgaa GTGGACCATATTTGTAATCGTAAACAagatgttgtatataatatacttgattgGCCTAGTCAAACTGGTTCAAAAGTGGTTGTAATAACAATTGCTAATACTATGGATTTACCTGAACGAGTATTACGAGGATGTGTAACTAGTAGAATG GGATTAACTAGATTAGTATTCAAGCCATACACATTTCAGCAGTTACAAGAAATAATCATGAATAGATTGATTGGTAATTCTTCGTTTGATCCAGACGCTGTTCAATTGGTAGCaag AAAAGTAGCAGCTATATCAGGTGATGCAAGACGAGCTCTGGACATATGTCGGCGTGCTATTGATTTAGTCAAGTCTGAAGATGAATcacaattaataactattaaccatGTTAATCAGGTGTTAAATGCAATACTTTCTGGTGTCCGTGTAACAGCTATCAG gtgCTGTTGTctctttgaacaattttttctcAGAGCACTTAGAGATGTTACATCTAGTACAGGTATTGAGCATAGTACTATTGATTCAGTTTATACACAACTGAAAAGCATTTGCTTGCTTGAag GCGAAGAATTGCCAAATGAGCAACAAGTTCTTATGATGGCATACCGATTAAGGGATAGCGGtcttatatttttggaaaagaAACGATGGGACATATTCCGTAAAGTGTCACTCAACGTCAGTCCAGAAGATATAAGTTATgcattagataaatataatgattag
- the LOC100167877 gene encoding origin recognition complex subunit 1 isoform X5 yields MLFQITNTQFVYSATIKQKNSKTINTKWRDYDMVDSPSENSTSPCTRQRLKNGKPTRTTNRRFVENTILHLCEFKLNIKRVDESNYVSTLSPRLIKMTNEKLQDHKSHEFSSLPATPKTNSRKTLRWSERHDNDLLNLVEEAMNEGDSNSDMPDSEDEILNMPKTRSRRISESSMKSNEITNTPEAKRLRKPVDRFGNAADLNDTKMLDFSSERKRKSQSVVENINTPKSKTNGRNISIIDEDGDSTIDILKTPIKTRSHRVSESSFMKSNDETNTSASKRLRKPVDRFGYAADLNETKMLDSTPERKRTRQSIDENINTPKSNKKGRKISITDEDENADFDNVWKTPTNRHLRQSITSRSGSKVRRSILRDIPENKEIEISTPKTPRKTPKTHVKNLTASASKRLDSGAKIPCSPLEKARANLHLHAAPKHLPCREVEYKSIHSFLVRKINDELTGSMYISGVPGTGKTATVKRVIDSLNADLLMKHSFKFVEINGLRLANPHQAFSVIWKELTAETVSSSRAQTLLNDHFSNKKVKELSTILLVDEVDHICNRKQDVVYNILDWPSQTGSKVVVITIANTMDLPERVLRGCVTSRMGLTRLVFKPYTFQQLQEIIMNRLIGNSSFDPDAVQLVARKVAAISGDARRALDICRRAIDLVKSEDESQLITINHVNQVLNAILSGVRVTAIRCCCLFEQFFLRALRDVTSSTGIEHSTIDSVYTQLKSICLLEGEELPNEQQVLMMAYRLRDSGLIFLEKKRWDIFRKVSLNVSPEDISYALDKYND; encoded by the exons ATGTTATTTCAAATTACAAATACGCAATTTGTTTATTCTGCAACGATAAAACAGAAGAatagtaaaacaataaacacCAAATGGCGCGATTATGAT atggTTGACTCACCATCAGAAAATAGTACATCTCCTTGCACTCGGCAAAGATTGAAAAATGGAAAACCTACCCGaact actAATAGACGCTTtgttgaaaatacaattttacatctG tgtgaattcaaattgaatattaagCGTGTCGATGAATCTAATTATGTATCAACACTCTCTCCTCGTTTAATAAAA ATGACGAATGAAAAACTTCAAGACCACAAATCACATGAGTTCTCAAGTCTTCCAGCTACACCAAAA ACGAATTCAAGAAAAACACTACGTTGGAGTGAGCGCCATGATAATGATCTTCTAAATTTAGTTGAAGAGGCTATGAATGAAGGTGACTCTAATAGTGACATGCCAGACTCTGaagatgaaatattaaatatgccaAAA ACACGTTCACGCAGAATTTCTGAATCATCTATGAAATCGAATGAGATAACTAATACACCCGAAGct AAGCGTCTAAGAAAACCTGTAGATCGATTTGGCAATGCAGCAGATTTAAATGACACTAAAATGCTGGATTTTTCTTCTGAAAGG AAACGCAAAAGTCAATCAGTTGTTGAAAACATTAATACTCctaaaagt aaaacaaatggtagaaatatatcaataattgatGAAGATGGAGATTCTACCATTGATATTTTGAAGACTCCAATAaaa ACACGTTCACACAGAGTTTCAGAATCATCTTTTATGAAATCAAATGACGAGACCAATACATCAGCatct aaacgtCTAAGAAAACCTGTAGATCGATTTGGTTATGCAGCAGATTTAAATGAAACTAAAATGCTGGATTCTACTCCTGAaaga AAACGCACAAGACAATCAATTGATGAAAACATAAATACTCCTAAAAgt AATAAAAAAGGtagaaaaatatcaataaccgACGAAGATGAAAATGCAGATTTTGACAATGTTTGGAAAACTCCAACAAAT AGACATTTAAGACAATCTATCACTTCTCGTTCTGGCTCAAAAGTGCGTCGAAGTATCCTACGAGACATACcagaaaataaagaaattgagATTTCTACACCAAAGACGCCAAGAAAAACTCCCaaa ACACACGTTAAAAACTTGACAGCTTCAGCGAGTAAAAGATTGGACAGTGGAGCAAAGATTCCATGTAGTCCTTTAGAAAAAGCTAGAgctaatttacatttacatgcGGCTCCTAAACATTTACCGTGCCGTGAAGTTGAATATAAATCTATACATTCTTTTTTagttagaaaaattaatgacGAGTTAACAGG GAGTATGTATATTAGTGGTGTTCCTGGTACTGGAAAAACGGCAACAGTTAAGAGAGTAATAGATTCACTAAATGCTGATTTATTAATGAAACAcagttttaaa TTTGTTGAAATTAATGGCTTAAGGCTTGCGAATCCACACCAAGCATTTTCAGTAATATGGAAAGAGTTAACCGCAGAAACAGTATCATCTTCTCGAGCTCAAACACTTCTTAATGaccatttttctaataaaaaagttaaagagttatctacaattttattggttgatgaa GTGGACCATATTTGTAATCGTAAACAagatgttgtatataatatacttgattgGCCTAGTCAAACTGGTTCAAAAGTGGTTGTAATAACAATTGCTAATACTATGGATTTACCTGAACGAGTATTACGAGGATGTGTAACTAGTAGAATG GGATTAACTAGATTAGTATTCAAGCCATACACATTTCAGCAGTTACAAGAAATAATCATGAATAGATTGATTGGTAATTCTTCGTTTGATCCAGACGCTGTTCAATTGGTAGCaag AAAAGTAGCAGCTATATCAGGTGATGCAAGACGAGCTCTGGACATATGTCGGCGTGCTATTGATTTAGTCAAGTCTGAAGATGAATcacaattaataactattaaccatGTTAATCAGGTGTTAAATGCAATACTTTCTGGTGTCCGTGTAACAGCTATCAG gtgCTGTTGTctctttgaacaattttttctcAGAGCACTTAGAGATGTTACATCTAGTACAGGTATTGAGCATAGTACTATTGATTCAGTTTATACACAACTGAAAAGCATTTGCTTGCTTGAag GCGAAGAATTGCCAAATGAGCAACAAGTTCTTATGATGGCATACCGATTAAGGGATAGCGGtcttatatttttggaaaagaAACGATGGGACATATTCCGTAAAGTGTCACTCAACGTCAGTCCAGAAGATATAAGTTATgcattagataaatataatgattag
- the LOC100167877 gene encoding origin recognition complex subunit 1 isoform X1, with translation MLFQITNTQFVYSATIKQKNSKTINTKWRDYDMVDSPSENSTSPCTRQRLKNGKPTRTTNRRFVENTILHLCEFKLNIKRVDESNYVSTLSPRLIKMTNEKLQDHKSHEFSSLPATPKTNSRKTLRWSERHDNDLLNLVEEAMNEGDSNSDMPDSEDEILNMPKTRSRRISESSMKSNEITNTPEAKRLRKPVDRFGNAADLNDTKMLDFSSERKRKSQSVVENINTPKSKTKGRKISIIDEDANSNIDVLKTPINKRKSQSVDDNINTPKSKTNGRNISIIDEDGDSTIDILKTPIKTRSHRVSESSFMKSNDETNTSASKRLRKPVDRFGYAADLNETKMLDSTPERKRTRQSIDENINTPKSNKKGRKISITDEDENADFDNVWKTPTNRHLRQSITSRSGSKVRRSILRDIPENKEIEISTPKTPRKTPKTHVKNLTASASKRLDSGAKIPCSPLEKARANLHLHAAPKHLPCREVEYKSIHSFLVRKINDELTGSMYISGVPGTGKTATVKRVIDSLNADLLMKHSFKFVEINGLRLANPHQAFSVIWKELTAETVSSSRAQTLLNDHFSNKKVKELSTILLVDEVDHICNRKQDVVYNILDWPSQTGSKVVVITIANTMDLPERVLRGCVTSRMGLTRLVFKPYTFQQLQEIIMNRLIGNSSFDPDAVQLVARKVAAISGDARRALDICRRAIDLVKSEDESQLITINHVNQVLNAILSGVRVTAIRCCCLFEQFFLRALRDVTSSTGIEHSTIDSVYTQLKSICLLEGEELPNEQQVLMMAYRLRDSGLIFLEKKRWDIFRKVSLNVSPEDISYALDKYND, from the exons ATGTTATTTCAAATTACAAATACGCAATTTGTTTATTCTGCAACGATAAAACAGAAGAatagtaaaacaataaacacCAAATGGCGCGATTATGAT atggTTGACTCACCATCAGAAAATAGTACATCTCCTTGCACTCGGCAAAGATTGAAAAATGGAAAACCTACCCGaact actAATAGACGCTTtgttgaaaatacaattttacatctG tgtgaattcaaattgaatattaagCGTGTCGATGAATCTAATTATGTATCAACACTCTCTCCTCGTTTAATAAAA ATGACGAATGAAAAACTTCAAGACCACAAATCACATGAGTTCTCAAGTCTTCCAGCTACACCAAAA ACGAATTCAAGAAAAACACTACGTTGGAGTGAGCGCCATGATAATGATCTTCTAAATTTAGTTGAAGAGGCTATGAATGAAGGTGACTCTAATAGTGACATGCCAGACTCTGaagatgaaatattaaatatgccaAAA ACACGTTCACGCAGAATTTCTGAATCATCTATGAAATCGAATGAGATAACTAATACACCCGAAGct AAGCGTCTAAGAAAACCTGTAGATCGATTTGGCAATGCAGCAGATTTAAATGACACTAAAATGCTGGATTTTTCTTCTGAAAGG AAACGCAAAAGTCAATCAGTTGTTGAAAACATTAATACTCctaaaagt aaaacaaaaggtagaaaaatatcaataattgatgAAGATGCAAATTCTAACATTGATGTTTTGAAGACTCCaataaat AAACGCAAAAGTCAATCAGTTGATGACAACATAAATACTCctaaaagt aaaacaaatggtagaaatatatcaataattgatGAAGATGGAGATTCTACCATTGATATTTTGAAGACTCCAATAaaa ACACGTTCACACAGAGTTTCAGAATCATCTTTTATGAAATCAAATGACGAGACCAATACATCAGCatct aaacgtCTAAGAAAACCTGTAGATCGATTTGGTTATGCAGCAGATTTAAATGAAACTAAAATGCTGGATTCTACTCCTGAaaga AAACGCACAAGACAATCAATTGATGAAAACATAAATACTCCTAAAAgt AATAAAAAAGGtagaaaaatatcaataaccgACGAAGATGAAAATGCAGATTTTGACAATGTTTGGAAAACTCCAACAAAT AGACATTTAAGACAATCTATCACTTCTCGTTCTGGCTCAAAAGTGCGTCGAAGTATCCTACGAGACATACcagaaaataaagaaattgagATTTCTACACCAAAGACGCCAAGAAAAACTCCCaaa ACACACGTTAAAAACTTGACAGCTTCAGCGAGTAAAAGATTGGACAGTGGAGCAAAGATTCCATGTAGTCCTTTAGAAAAAGCTAGAgctaatttacatttacatgcGGCTCCTAAACATTTACCGTGCCGTGAAGTTGAATATAAATCTATACATTCTTTTTTagttagaaaaattaatgacGAGTTAACAGG GAGTATGTATATTAGTGGTGTTCCTGGTACTGGAAAAACGGCAACAGTTAAGAGAGTAATAGATTCACTAAATGCTGATTTATTAATGAAACAcagttttaaa TTTGTTGAAATTAATGGCTTAAGGCTTGCGAATCCACACCAAGCATTTTCAGTAATATGGAAAGAGTTAACCGCAGAAACAGTATCATCTTCTCGAGCTCAAACACTTCTTAATGaccatttttctaataaaaaagttaaagagttatctacaattttattggttgatgaa GTGGACCATATTTGTAATCGTAAACAagatgttgtatataatatacttgattgGCCTAGTCAAACTGGTTCAAAAGTGGTTGTAATAACAATTGCTAATACTATGGATTTACCTGAACGAGTATTACGAGGATGTGTAACTAGTAGAATG GGATTAACTAGATTAGTATTCAAGCCATACACATTTCAGCAGTTACAAGAAATAATCATGAATAGATTGATTGGTAATTCTTCGTTTGATCCAGACGCTGTTCAATTGGTAGCaag AAAAGTAGCAGCTATATCAGGTGATGCAAGACGAGCTCTGGACATATGTCGGCGTGCTATTGATTTAGTCAAGTCTGAAGATGAATcacaattaataactattaaccatGTTAATCAGGTGTTAAATGCAATACTTTCTGGTGTCCGTGTAACAGCTATCAG gtgCTGTTGTctctttgaacaattttttctcAGAGCACTTAGAGATGTTACATCTAGTACAGGTATTGAGCATAGTACTATTGATTCAGTTTATACACAACTGAAAAGCATTTGCTTGCTTGAag GCGAAGAATTGCCAAATGAGCAACAAGTTCTTATGATGGCATACCGATTAAGGGATAGCGGtcttatatttttggaaaagaAACGATGGGACATATTCCGTAAAGTGTCACTCAACGTCAGTCCAGAAGATATAAGTTATgcattagataaatataatgattag